One Lemur catta isolate mLemCat1 chromosome 26, mLemCat1.pri, whole genome shotgun sequence DNA window includes the following coding sequences:
- the SYNPO2 gene encoding synaptopodin-2 isoform X1, with translation MGTGDFICISMTGGAPWGFRLQGGKEQKQPLQVAKIRNQSKASGSGLCEGDEVVSINGNPCADLTYPEVIKLMESITDSLQMLIKRPSSGGTSEALISETENKNHEHLIHEGSAGSPTVQTGPTTMTQYREFFVAPVKRGVPPAEDPRNSPDCEENLKAETVLSYQRGPQTPDSQSGPLAEGVVLRGKAEGGRAGTVVELQLSLSQERHKDTSGPTVALLGGEKSKSPEPDPKLQQDGVVPINSGPANENAEPSLRSSRVIQLSGGRELTVVQGSEAGDARLPRVEVIVDCSDRQKAEGCRLQAAKGCVDSPGEGGLSEAPPSLVSFAVSSEGTEQGEDPRSGVDQSRPHKHRARHARLRRSESQSEKQVKEAKSRCKSIALLLTAAPEPGSKGVLMFRRRRRRARRYTLVSYGTGRPARGAAEDDWDEDGACAAELPGSSESEADADADADEDAACDADGGGARDLNFDWDSGLAGVERKPSGGDKMEMSPDTTGKGALMFARRRERMDQIAALRDEDGPGAPTPAGTDAAAPPGAVSRSYLELGRGAPDTAHAQRAAPTNRTAQPFPGPALPPAAPFSPARPATSPAADFPAPPPYSAVAPPPDAPAGPSPAQPPPWPQPAPWAQPAFYDASERIASRDERISVPAKRTGILQEAKRRSTAKPMFTFKEPKVSPNPELLSLLQNSEGKRGAGAGGDSGPEEDYLSLGAEACNFMQGASKQKTPPPVAPKPAVRSSPSQPVTPVSPVWSPGVAAAQPPAFPAPNPAQGTVVSSIRIAQPAYPAARPASSLTLAGPFRGPQAAVAGKNHTPKPPAAAPAVNAAGAAGPSNELPGMSGKGAQLFAKRQSRMEKYVVDSDTVQAHAARAQSPTPSLPAGWKYSPNVRAPPPMAYNPIHSPSYPPAALKSQPSAPQASKMGKKKGKKPLNALEVMKHQPYQLNASLFTFQPPGAQDGLPQRSPAKVSSALATKQALPPRPVNAGSPPSVRASSVYSVPAYSAQPAFLAEAASPASASPVPVAAPTSPKQESASSSYFVAPRPKFSAKKSGVTIQVWKPSVAEE, from the exons ATTCGGAACCAGAGCAAAGCGTCCGGGTCCGGGCTCTGCGAGGGGGATGAGGTGGTGTCCATCAACGGCAACCCCTGTGCAGACCTCACCTACCCCGAAGTCATCAAGCTCATGGAAAGTATAACGGACTCCCTCCAGATGCTCATCAAAAG aCCATCATCCGGTGGAACAAGTGAGGCTTTGATCTctgaaactgaaaacaaaaaccacgAGCATCTCATACACGAGGGGTCTGCGGGAAGTCCCACCGTGCAGACTGGACCGACCACAATGACCCAGTACAGAGAGTTCTTCGTCGCCCCTGTCAAGCGTGGAGTCCCCCCAGCCGAGGACCCAAGAAATAGTCCTGATTGTGAAGAGAACTTAAAAGCAGAGACAGTCCTGAGCTACCAAAGGGGTCCTCAGACGCCTGACTCCCAAAGTGGACCCTTGGCAGAAGGAGTTGTCTTAAGGGGGAAGGCAGAAGGGGGGCGGGCAGGCACTGTGGTGGAACTGCAACTGTCCCTTTCACAGGAGAGACACAAGGACACCAGTGGCCCCACAGTGGCCCTGCTGGGAGGTGAAAAATCTAAGTCTCCCGAGCCAGACCCTAAGCTTCAACAGGACGGGGTCGTCCCCATAAACTCAGGCCCTGCCAACGAGAACGCAGAGCCTTCCCTGAGGTCCAGCAGGGTCATCCAGCTCTCCGGGGGCAGAGAGCTGACAGTGGTCCAGGGCAGCGAAGCAGGGGACGCCAGGCTGCCCCGGGTGGAAGTGATCGTCGACTGCTCTGacaggcagaaggcagaagggtgCAGGCTCCAGGCAGCAAAGGGGTGTGTGGATTCTCCAGGGGAAGGAGGGCTGTCCGAAGCACCTCCTTCTCTGGTGTCCTTTGCCGTCTCATCAGAAGGCACAGAGCAGGGGGAAGACCCACGCTCGGGAGTCGACCAGAGCAGACCTCACAAGCACCGAGCGCGGCACGCAC GGCTCAGGCGCAGCGAGAGCCAGTCGGAGAAGCAGGTGAAAGAGGCCAAGTCCAGATGCAAGAGCATCGCGCTGCTGCTCACGGCCGCCCCCGAGCCCGGCTCCAAGGGCGTGTTGATGTTTAGGCGGCGCCGGCGCCGCGCGCGGAGGTACACGTTGGTGAGCTACGGCACGGGCCGGCCGGCGCGCGGGGCGGCGGAGGACGACTGGGACGAGGACGGCGCGTGCGCGGCGGAACTTCCGGGCTCCAGCGAGTCGGAGGCGGACGCGGACGCGGACGCGGACGAGGACGCGGCGTGCGACGCCGACGGGGGCGGCGCGCGGGATTTGAACTTCGACTGGGACTCGGGGCTCGCGGGCGTGGAGAGGAAGCCGAGCGGCGGGGACAAGATGGAGATGTCGCCCGACACCACGGGCAAGGGAGCCCTCATGTTCGCCCGGCGGAGGGAGCGGATGGATCAGATCGCGGCGCTGAGGGACGAGGACGGCCCGGGAGCCCCGACCCCCGCCGGGACGGACGCGGCGGCCCCGCCGGGCGCCGTGAGCAGGAGCTACCTCGAGCTGGGCCGCGGGGCGCCCGACACGGCGCACGCGCAGAGGGCGGCCCCGACCAACCGGACGGCGCAGCCCTTCCCGGGGCCCGCGCTGCCGCCGGCGGCGCCCTTCTCCCCGGCGCGGCCCGCGACGAGCCCCGCCGCCGACTTCCCCGCGCCGCCGCCGTACTCGGCGGTCGCGCCGCCGCCCGACGCCCCGGCCGGCCCGAGCCCGGCGCAGCCCCCGCCGTGGCCGCAGCCGGCGCCCTGGGCGCAGCCCGCCTTCTACGACGCGTCCGAGCGCATCGCCTCCCGCGACGAGCGCATCTCCGTGCCCGCCAAGAGGACCGGCATCCTGCAGGAGGCCAAGAGGAGAAGCACCGCGAAGCCCATGTTTACGTTCAAAGAGCCCAAAGTCAGCCCGAACCCTGAACTCCTGTCGCTGCTCCAGAACTCAGAAGGCAAACGGGGCGCCGGCGCGGGCGGCGACTCGGGGCCGGAGGAGGACTACCTCAGCCTGGGCGCCGAGGCCTGCAACTTCATGCAGGGCGCCTCCAAGCAGAAGACCCCGCCTCCCGTCGCTCCCAAGCCTGCAGTCAGGTCCTCGCCCTCGCAGCCGGTGACCCCGGTGTCCCCGGTCTGGTCTCCAGGGGTCGCCGCAGCCCAGCCGCCTGCCTTCCCCGCGCCAAACCCGGCGCAGGGCACGGTGGTCTCCTCCATCAGAATAGCCCAGCCTGCCTACCCCGCGGCCCGGCCCGCCAGCTCCTTGACCCTGGCCGGCCCCTTCCGAGGGCCGCAAGCGGCAGTAGCCGGTAAGAATCACACGCCCAAGCCTCCGGCTGCTGCCCCGGCCGTCAATGCTGCAGGTGCCGCGGGACCATCCAACGAGCTTCCGGGGATGAGCGGGAAGGGCGCGCAGCTCTTCGCCAAACGGCAGTCGAGGATGGAGAAGTACGTGGTGGATTCGGACACGGTGCAGGCCCACGCCGCCCGGGCGCAGTCCCCCACTCCGTCGCTGCCGGCCGGCTGGAAGTACTCCCCCAACGTGCGAGCGCCGCCTCCCATGGCCTACAACCCCATCCACTCCCCGTCCTACCCGCCGGCTGCCCTCAAGTCCCAGCCGTCCGCCCCGCAGGCCTCCAAAATGGGCAAGAAGAAGGGCAAGAAGCCCCTGAACGCTCTGGAGGTCATGAAGCACCAACCGTACCAGCTCAACGCCTCCTTGTTTACTTTCCAACCTCCGGGCGCGCAGGATGGCCTCCCCCAGCGGTCACCGGCCAAGGTCAGCTCGGCCCTGGCCACGAAGCAAGCGCTTCCCCCGCGGCCGGTGAACGCCGGCTCGCCCCCCAGCGTGCGGGCCTCGTCGGTGTACTCCGTGCCGGCCTACTCCGCCCAGCCCGCCTTCCTCGCCGAGGCCGCCTCGCCGGCCAGCGCCTCCCCCGTGCCCGTGGCCGCCCCCACCTCGCCCAAGCAAGAGTCGGCCTCGTCATCTTACTTCGTGGCACCGAGGCCAAAGTTCTCAGCCAAGAAAAGCGGGGTCACGATTCAGGTGTGGAAACCATCTGTCGCGGAGGAGTAA